The Pseudomonas sp. SCB32 DNA window CCCCAATGAAAAAGCCCGCATCAAGCGGGCTTTTTTATGTCTGCGATTCGGCCTGGCAGGGTTGCCTGCGATAGCCTCGAACGCTCAGTCGCGCGTGACCTGGAAGGCCTCGCCGGTAGCGAAGAAGGCGCCGCCGGCCTGGTAGTGGATGGTGCGCAGATCATCGCTGGGGAAGTGCCAGCGCCCGTTCGAGAAGGCGCGCTCATCGGCATAGGCGGCCACCACCTCAGCGATGAACAGGTCGTACTTGTCCTGGTTGTTCGGCTCGCTGATCACCTTGCATTCCAGATAGGCCACGCAGCCATCGACGATCGGCGCTTCGATCTGGCGCGCCCGCGAGGTGCGGATATCCAGTTGCTCGAACTTGTTCAACTCGCCGCCATTGCTGGAGCCGACCGCCAGGGTCAGCTCCGCCTGCTGGCGCGACGGCAACTGGATGACGAAGGCCCCGGAACCCTCCACCAGGTGGCGCGACCAGGTATTGCGGTCGAGCACCAGCATCAGCTTGGGCGGGTCGAAATCCAGCGGCATGACCCAGGCGGCGGCCATCACGTTGGCGACACCGTCGTGCTCGCTGGTGACGAGAGTGCTCGGGCCGTGGTTGAGCAGCAGGTAGGCCTTGGCCAGCGGCACGTCTTTCAGGTGATTCATCGGTTGTTCCTCGGGGCTGGGCTCAAAGCAGCAGGCCGTTCACCGGCTGCAGCGGTTCGGGCAGGGGCGATTCGCCGAGGATCTCCAGTACGGCGATTTCCACGTTGCGGCTCATGGCGTCCAGCGGCAGGTCGTTGGGTTGGGTGTCGAAAGGGTCGGCGATCTGGTCGCCCAGGGCATCCAGGCCGAAGAAGGTGTAGGCCAGCACGCACACCGCCAGCGGGGTGAACCAGCCGATGCTGTCGACCAGGCAGAACGGCAGCAGGAAGCAGTAGACGTGCAC harbors:
- a CDS encoding flavin reductase family protein — its product is MNHLKDVPLAKAYLLLNHGPSTLVTSEHDGVANVMAAAWVMPLDFDPPKLMLVLDRNTWSRHLVEGSGAFVIQLPSRQQAELTLAVGSSNGGELNKFEQLDIRTSRARQIEAPIVDGCVAYLECKVISEPNNQDKYDLFIAEVVAAYADERAFSNGRWHFPSDDLRTIHYQAGGAFFATGEAFQVTRD